A portion of the Pseudomonadota bacterium genome contains these proteins:
- a CDS encoding pentapeptide repeat-containing protein: MYMKTPWMQIKNNKEGAPIVKRTVSFLIGITITLLCFTLTTGYGFDPVDLEKLKTTKICPYCDLTLADLKYADISYANLYGANLTGANLSGANLIMAVLTRAILTGAILTGANLITAILTNANLTGANLSGAFLTAAGLWNANLTRANLTGANLSGAKLQHSSLGSAKLTGANLYGANLTGANLTGADFSGATWTDGTIKCKEGSIGECKQ; the protein is encoded by the coding sequence ATGTACATGAAAACACCATGGATGCAAATAAAAAACAATAAGGAGGGCGCTCCAATAGTGAAAAGAACTGTATCGTTTCTTATCGGCATAACCATTACACTGCTGTGCTTCACGTTGACTACAGGGTACGGGTTTGATCCTGTCGATCTTGAAAAACTGAAAACAACAAAAATATGCCCGTACTGTGACCTGACCCTTGCAGACCTGAAATATGCAGACATATCCTATGCGAACCTGTATGGTGCAAACCTGACCGGTGCGAACCTATCTGGTGCAAACCTGATAATGGCAGTCCTTACCCGTGCAATCCTGACCGGTGCAATCCTGACCGGTGCGAACCTGATAACAGCAATCCTGACCAATGCAAACCTGACCGGTGCAAACCTATCTGGTGCATTCCTGACCGCTGCAGGTCTATGGAATGCGAACCTGACCCGTGCAAACCTGACTGGTGCGAACCTGTCAGGTGCGAAACTCCAACATTCATCCCTGGGCAGTGCAAAACTGACTGGTGCGAACCTGTATGGTGCAAACCTGACTGGTGCAAACCTGACTGGTGCAGATTTCTCTGGTGCCACCTGGACTGACGGGACA